The genome window GACTCCGCCACATCGCCAACGCCGACAAGCGCCTCGCCCTCGTCCTCTCCGCCTACCCGACCAAGCACTCCCGCATCGGCAACGCGGTCGGCCTGGACACCCCCGCCAGCGCCGTGGCGCTCCTGCGCCGACTCCGTGAGGAGGGCTACGACTTCGGCGACACGGACGTCCCCGGCCTCGCCTCCGGCGACGGCGACGAGCTGATCCGCGCGCTCATCGAGGCGGGCGGGCACGACCAGGACTGGCTGACCGAGGAGCAGTTGGCCCGCAACCCGGTGCGTATCCCGGCGGCGGACTACCGCCGCTGGTTCGCGACGCTTCCCGAACAGCTGCGCACCGCCGTCGAGGAGCACTGGGGACCGGCGCCCGGTGAGATGTTCGTGGACCGCAGCGCCAACCCGGAGGGCGACATCGTCCTCGCGGCCCTGCGCTTCGGGAATCTGCTGATCCTCATCCAGCCGCCGCGCGGCTTCGGCGAGAACCCGATCGCGATCTATCACGACCCCGATCTCCCGCCGTCCCACCACTACTTGGCGGCCTACCGCTGGATCGCCGCCCGCACGGACGACGGCGGTTTCGGCGCCGACGCGATGATCCACCTCGGCAAGCACGGCAACCTGGAGTGGCTCCCCGGCAAGAACGCGGGCCTCTCGGCGGCCTGCGGCCCCGACGCCGCCCTCGGCGACCTGCCGCTCGTCTACCCGTTCCTGGTCAACGACCCGGGCGAGGGCACCCAGGCCAAGCGCCGCGTCCACGCCACCCTCGTCGACCACCTGGTCCCGCCGATGGCCCGCGCGGACTCCTACGGCGACATCGCGCGCCTGGAGCAACTCCTCGACGAATACGCCCAGATCAGCTCGATGGACCCGGCGAAGCTCCCGGCGATCCGCGCCCAGATCTGGACCCTCATCCAGGCCGCCAAGCTCGACCACGACCTCGGCCTGAACGACCGCCCCGAGGACGACGGCTTCGACGACTTCCTCCTGCACGTCGACGGCTGGTTGTGCGAGGTCAAGGACGCCCAGATCCGCGACGGACTGCATGTCCTCGGCACCCCGCCCGGCGGCGCCGACCGGGTCAACCTGGTCCTCGCCATCCTGCGCGCCCGCCAGATCTGGGGCGGCACCCAGGCCCTGCCCGGCCTGCGCGAGGCCCTCGGCCTCGACGAGTCCGCCGCGACCCGTACGACCGCCGACGAGGCGGAGGCCAAGGCCCGCGCGCTGGTCGAGCGGATGGAGGAACTCGGCTGGGACCCGGACTCCGTACCCGACGAGCACGGCGAACAGGTCACCGCCATCCTGGAGTTCGCCGCCCGCGAGGTCGTCCCCCGCCTCCGGGCCACCACCGCCGAACTCCACCACACCGTCCACGCCCTCAACGGCGGCTTCGTCCCGGCGGGCCCCTCGGGCTCCCCGCTCCGGGGCCTGGTCAACGTCCTGCCGACCGGCCGCAACTTCTACTCCGTCGACCCCAAGGCCGTCCCCTCCCGCCTCGCCTGGGAGACCGGCCAGGCCCTCGCGGACTCCCTCCTGGAGCGCTACCGCGCCGACAACGGCGAATGGCCCACCTCCGTCGGCCTCTCGCTGTGGGGCACGAGCGCGATGCGCACGGCGGGCGACGACGTGGCGGAGGCGCTCGCCCTGCTCGGCGTCCGCCCGGTCTGGGACGACGCCTCCCGCCGGGTGACCGGCCTGGAGGCCATCCCCGCCGAGGAGTTGGGCCGTCCCCGGGTGGACGTCACCCTGCGTATCTCGGGCTTCTTCCGGGACGCGTTCCCGCACACCATCGGGCTGCTCGACGACGCCGTACGGCTGGCCGCGTCCCTCGACGAACCGGCCGAGGCCAACCACGTACGGGCCCACGTCCAGGCGGACCTCGCGGACCACGGCGACGAACGCCGGGCCACCACCCGCATCTTCGGCTCCCGCCCCGGCACGTACGGAGCGGGCCTCCTCCAGCTGATCGACTCCCGCGACTGGCGCACCGACGCCGACCTCGCCGAGGTCTACACGGTGTGGGGCGGCTACGCCTACGGCCGGGAACTCGACGGCCGTCCGGCGCGCGAGGAGATGGAGACCGCGTACAAGCGGATCGAGGTGGCCGCGAAGAACACGGACACCCGTGAGCACGACATCGCCGACTCCGACGACTACTTCCAGTACCACGGCGGCATGGTGGCCACCGTCCGTGCCCTGCGCGGCACGGCCCCCGAGGCGTACATCGGCGACTCCACCCGCCCGGAAACGGTCCGCACCCGCACGCTGGTGGAGGAGACGTCCCGGGTCTTCCGGGCCCGCGTCGTCAACCCGAAGTGGATCGAGGCGATGCGCCGCCACGGCTACAAGGGCGCCTTCGAACTCGCCGCGACGGTGGACTACTTGTTCGGCTACGACGCCACGACGGGCGTGATCGCCGACTGGATGTACGACAAGCTCACCGAGACCTACGTCCTCGACGAGACCAACCGCGAGTTCCTCCAGCAGGCCAACCCCTGGGCCCTGCACGGCATCGCCGAGCGGCTGCTGGAGGCGGAGTCGCGCGGCATGTGGGAGAAGCCGGACCCGACGGTGCTGGAGGGCCTGCGTCAGGTGTACCTGGAGGCGGAAGGGGACCTGGAGGGCGGCGAGGACTGACGGCGGCGCGGATCGGGCCGTCGCAGACGGCCCGATCCGGTGTCCGTCCCGGGCGGCCCGCACCGGCTGTTCCCTGCCCGTCCTCGTACGACAGGGTGGGAACTCGTCGGTTCCGAGGGCCGTTTCCGAGGGCCCGTTCGGCTATGGGTGACCGGGCTTGCCCTTGGTGTGCAGCCAGGTCTTGAACAGTTTGTCGAGGCGCACCCCCGACTCCTGCTCCGCCAGCCGCTCGAACTGGGCGGTGGTGCCGTGGCCGTAGCGGTGCTGCTTCGCCCAGGCGCGCAGGATGCGGAAGAAGTCGCGGTCGCCGACGGCGGTGCGCAGCACGTGCAGGGTCATCGCGCCGCGTGCGTAGACGGGGTCGCTGAAGATGTGGGCGCCGCTGCCGGGGTCGGCGGGCGGGAACTCCCACAGGCTGTCGCTCGCGGGTCGGGCGTACAGGGAGTCGAAGGTCTTCTGGGCGCTTTCGCCGCCGTGCTGTTCGTCGTAGAGCCACTCGGTGTAGGTGGCGAAGCCCTCGTTGAGCCAGATGTCCTTCCAGGAGGTGAGCGACACGGAGTTGCCGAACCACTGGTGGGCGCTCTCGTGGACGAGGGTGCTCAGGTCGGGGGCGCTGCTGTAGACGGGCCGGGTCTGGGTCTCCAGGGCGTAGCCGACGCTCGGCGCTCGGTCGACGATGGAGCCGGCGGCACGGTACGGATACGGCCCGAACAGTTTACTCTCCCAGTCCAGCACGGACGGCAGTTTCTTCAGCACGGGCGCCGCGGCGGAGGCCTCACGTGGGTCGACGGCGTCGTAGACCTTGACGCCGCCTCGGGTCGTGTACTGCTTGACCTTGAACTTCCCTACGGTCGCGGTGGCGAGGTAGGCCGCCATCGGCTCCTTCTGGCGCCAGCGGAAGGTGGTTCTGCCGTTCTTGGTGCTCTGCCCGAGCAGGACGCCGTTGGCGACGGCGGTGCGGCCCTTGGGGACGGTGATCGTGAAGTCGTACGACGCCTTGTCGAGGGGATGGTTGTTGGCCGGGAACCAGGTCATGGCGCCCTGGGGCTCGCCGGCGACGAACGCGCCGTCGTCGGTGGGGACCCAGCCGTCGAGGGAGCCGTCGGGGTCGGTGACCGGGCCGGGCTTTCCGTTGTAGCGGACGGTGATGCGGAAGGTCTGACCCTTGCGCAGGGCGCGGCTCGGCGTGACGACGAGTTCCTGCCCGCTGCGCTTGTACGCCGCCTTGTCCCGGTCGACCGTCAGACCGGTGATCTTCAGGCCCTTGAAGTCGAGGTCGAAGCGGGTCAGCTTCTGGGTGGCGCGGGCGACGAGGACCGCCGTGCCGGTGAGGTGACGGCTCGCCGGGTCGTAGCCGAGCGTCAGGCCGTAGTGGTCCACGTGGTAGCCGCCGTTGCCGGCGAACGGGAAGTAGGGGTCGCCGACGCCGGAGGCGCCCACGGTTCCCGCCGCGGTGGCGGGTCCGGCAGCCGTGAGCAGCGCCGCCACGGCTACGGGCACGGTGGCGACGACGGCACCTCGGCCGAGCACGGCGGGACGTCTGCGGGGGTGGTTCACGTGCGCTCCTTGGGGGGTGGCGTGTGAGGAAACGATCCTCACACTAACCAGCCGTCAGGTCGGTTTCCCCTCGTTCAGGTAAAGCCACGCGGCTGTGCGACCTCAGGTACGCGGGCACCCCTTCAAAGTGCGTCTCCAGATCATCCAGATCATCCAGATCATCCAGATCATGCGGATCATGCGGATCATGCGGATCTGGCTGTGCAGCACCAGGGCGTCGAAGAGGGCCTGGTGCGCGGGGTCCTCCGCGGCGGTGTCCTCGGGGTGCCACTGGACGGCCGTGAACCAGCCGGGGGCGTCCGGGAGTTCGAGTCCCTCCACCGTGCCGTCGGCGGCGCGGGCGGTGACCTCCAGGCCCGTGCCGAGGCGGTCGACCCGCTGGTGGTGGTAGCAGGACGCCTCCACCTTCTGGGCACCGGTGGCCCGCTCCAGCAGGGTTCCGCGGCGGAGCGCCACCGGGTGCACGAGGTGGCGGTGTTCGTGCTCGGGGCCGCCCATGTCCTGTTCCAGGGTGCCGCCGAAGGCGACGTTGACGACCTGGAGGCCCCGGCAGATCGCGAGCGGCGGGATGCCCGATTCCAGGGCGGCGCGGGCGACTTCGAGGTCGAAGGTGTCCTGCGTCTCGTCCACGTCGTGGACGCTGGCGTGGGTGTCGGTGGCGCCGTAGCGGTGCGGGGCGAGGTCCCCGCCGCCGGGCAGCGGCACGCCGTCGAAGCGGGCGAGGCGCGCGGCCACGTCTCCGGGGGCCGGATGGAGGGAGGCCGGTTCACCGCCCGCCCGCCAGACCGCCTCGACGAGCGCGCGGGCGTTGGGTCCGGAGGTGGCTGTCGGCGTGCGGGTGGACGACGAGCCGTACGTCGTACTCGTCGAGCAGCAGCCGGCCGAGTCGGTCGGCGGCCTTGCCGAAGCCCGCCCACTGCCCGGCGGTCAGCTCGGGCGGCTCGGTGAACGCGCCGGTCTTCTCGTCGCGGTACATCGGCGGGATGAGGACCAGATGGTGGGCGCCCGCGGCGGCCGTGAGCGCGGCGACCTGTCGGACATGGGCGAGCGTCTCGTCCCACGCCTCGGGCCGGTGCAGCGCGCCGAACGCGGTGCCGCCGGAGACCTGGAGGCCGCGCACGGCGAGTTCCTCGGCGAGGACGGCCGGGTCGGTGGGGAGGTAGCCGTACGGGCCCAGCTCCAGCCACCGGTACCCGGCCTCGGCCGGCTCGTCGAGGAAGCGGGTGTACGGGACCTGGTGCTCGTCCTCGGGGAACCAGACGCCCCAGGAGTCGGGGGCGGAGCCCAGGCACAGATTGCCCGCGGTGGTGCGGAGCGGGGTTGGCGCCGTTGCCATGACGTGTGTCCTTCGGGGAGAGGGGCAGGGACGATCCGGGAGATCTCGACAGATCAGTCCGCTCCGGTCGTTCGCCCGCCCACCCGACCGGAGCGGGCACAGGATGTCGGGTGCGGCAGGCTGTCCGCTTCCTAGCGTGGTGGCCGAAAGGAAGGAGACCGGAGTGCTGGAACGGCTCAACCAGGCCATGGAGCACATCGAACGCCGTCTCGATCAGCCGATCGAGACGGCCGACCTGGCACGGATCGCGGTCACGTCGGAGTACCACCTGCGGCGGCTGTTCTCCGCGCTCGCGGGCATGCCGCTGTCGGAGTACGTCCGCCGCAGACGGCTCACCGTCGCCGGCGCCGAGGTGCTGGCCGGCGAGCGGACCCTGCTGGAGATCGCGGTGCGCTACGGCTACGGCTCGGGGGAGGCGTTCGCGCGGGCCTTCCGCGCCCTGCACGGCGTCGGCCCCGGGGAGGCCCGGCGGACCGGCGCGAGCCTGCGCTCCCAGCCCCGGATGTCCTTCCGTCTCGTCGTCGAAGGGAGCAGCACCATGCGATACCGCGTCGTGGAGAAGGAGGAGTTCCGGGTGGTCGGGAGGAAGACCCGTGTCCCCCTCGTGCACGAGGGGATGAACCCGGCGATCGCCGACTTCGTCCGAGGCATCGGACGGGAGACGCTCGACCGGATCGAGGCCCTGTCCGACCAGGAACCGAAGGGGATCGTGTCGATCAGCGACAACCTGGACGAGAGCCGGGCCGAGGGGACCGAACTCGACTACTTCCACGGGGCCGTGACCGGCGCGCCCACCCCCGAGGACATGGACGAGCTGACCGTCCCCGCCGGGACCTGGGCCGTCTTCGAGAACTCCGGGCCGTTCCCGCAGGCGTTGCAGTATCTGTGGCGGG of Streptomyces phaeolivaceus contains these proteins:
- the cobN gene encoding cobaltochelatase subunit CobN, with protein sequence MQPSSGERSAQPHILLLSTSDTDLLSARAADGPVPYRFANPSRLALDDLPALLDGAGLVVVRLLGGIRAWQEGLDLLLADGRPVVVLTGEQAPDAQLMAASTVPVGIAAEAHAYLAHGGPANLEQLARFLSDTVLLTGHGFDAPAPAPSWGPLPREARDTDGPTVAVLYYRAHHMSGNTAFVNALCEAIEDTGSRALPLYVASLRAPEPELIEELRAADAIVTTVLAAGGTKPAEASAGGDDESWDAGALTGLDVPILQALCLTGSRANWEENDEGVSPLDAASQIAVPEFDGRLITVPFSFKEIDEDGLPAYVADPERAARVAGIAVRHARLRHIANADKRLALVLSAYPTKHSRIGNAVGLDTPASAVALLRRLREEGYDFGDTDVPGLASGDGDELIRALIEAGGHDQDWLTEEQLARNPVRIPAADYRRWFATLPEQLRTAVEEHWGPAPGEMFVDRSANPEGDIVLAALRFGNLLILIQPPRGFGENPIAIYHDPDLPPSHHYLAAYRWIAARTDDGGFGADAMIHLGKHGNLEWLPGKNAGLSAACGPDAALGDLPLVYPFLVNDPGEGTQAKRRVHATLVDHLVPPMARADSYGDIARLEQLLDEYAQISSMDPAKLPAIRAQIWTLIQAAKLDHDLGLNDRPEDDGFDDFLLHVDGWLCEVKDAQIRDGLHVLGTPPGGADRVNLVLAILRARQIWGGTQALPGLREALGLDESAATRTTADEAEAKARALVERMEELGWDPDSVPDEHGEQVTAILEFAAREVVPRLRATTAELHHTVHALNGGFVPAGPSGSPLRGLVNVLPTGRNFYSVDPKAVPSRLAWETGQALADSLLERYRADNGEWPTSVGLSLWGTSAMRTAGDDVAEALALLGVRPVWDDASRRVTGLEAIPAEELGRPRVDVTLRISGFFRDAFPHTIGLLDDAVRLAASLDEPAEANHVRAHVQADLADHGDERRATTRIFGSRPGTYGAGLLQLIDSRDWRTDADLAEVYTVWGGYAYGRELDGRPAREEMETAYKRIEVAAKNTDTREHDIADSDDYFQYHGGMVATVRALRGTAPEAYIGDSTRPETVRTRTLVEETSRVFRARVVNPKWIEAMRRHGYKGAFELAATVDYLFGYDATTGVIADWMYDKLTETYVLDETNREFLQQANPWALHGIAERLLEAESRGMWEKPDPTVLEGLRQVYLEAEGDLEGGED
- a CDS encoding M1 family metallopeptidase, with protein sequence MNHPRRRPAVLGRGAVVATVPVAVAALLTAAGPATAAGTVGASGVGDPYFPFAGNGGYHVDHYGLTLGYDPASRHLTGTAVLVARATQKLTRFDLDFKGLKITGLTVDRDKAAYKRSGQELVVTPSRALRKGQTFRITVRYNGKPGPVTDPDGSLDGWVPTDDGAFVAGEPQGAMTWFPANNHPLDKASYDFTITVPKGRTAVANGVLLGQSTKNGRTTFRWRQKEPMAAYLATATVGKFKVKQYTTRGGVKVYDAVDPREASAAAPVLKKLPSVLDWESKLFGPYPYRAAGSIVDRAPSVGYALETQTRPVYSSAPDLSTLVHESAHQWFGNSVSLTSWKDIWLNEGFATYTEWLYDEQHGGESAQKTFDSLYARPASDSLWEFPPADPGSGAHIFSDPVYARGAMTLHVLRTAVGDRDFFRILRAWAKQHRYGHGTTAQFERLAEQESGVRLDKLFKTWLHTKGKPGHP
- a CDS encoding AraC family transcriptional regulator, with protein sequence MLERLNQAMEHIERRLDQPIETADLARIAVTSEYHLRRLFSALAGMPLSEYVRRRRLTVAGAEVLAGERTLLEIAVRYGYGSGEAFARAFRALHGVGPGEARRTGASLRSQPRMSFRLVVEGSSTMRYRVVEKEEFRVVGRKTRVPLVHEGMNPAIADFVRGIGRETLDRIEALSDQEPKGIVSISDNLDESRAEGTELDYFHGAVTGAPTPEDMDELTVPAGTWAVFENSGPFPQALQYLWRDVFTQWFPSNPYRSRPGPEVLRTRLSPDAARADAELWIPVERTAL